The proteins below are encoded in one region of Shewanella putrefaciens:
- a CDS encoding riboflavin synthase: MFTGIIEAVGTLRKLERKGDDIRLTVASGKLDLSDVRLGDSIATNGVCLTVVQQLADGYVADVSAETVSLTGFANYKVGTKVNLEKAVTPTTRLGGHMVSGHVDGIAMVEQRHARGQAIEFWLAAPAELGRYIAHKGSITIDGVSLTVNEVDGSRFRLTIVPHTAGETTLVDLQAGDKVNIEVDLIARYLERLMNFDNKDNKSGGVTLEMLARAGFVR, encoded by the coding sequence ATGTTTACTGGGATTATTGAGGCCGTTGGCACACTGCGAAAGCTTGAACGCAAGGGCGATGATATTCGCTTAACGGTGGCGAGCGGCAAACTGGATTTAAGCGATGTGCGCTTAGGCGACAGTATTGCCACTAATGGGGTGTGCTTAACTGTGGTACAACAGTTAGCCGATGGTTATGTGGCCGATGTTTCTGCCGAAACCGTGAGTCTAACGGGTTTTGCCAACTATAAAGTGGGCACTAAGGTGAATCTTGAAAAGGCCGTTACTCCAACTACGCGTTTAGGTGGCCATATGGTCAGCGGCCATGTGGACGGTATCGCAATGGTGGAGCAGCGTCACGCCCGTGGCCAAGCCATCGAGTTTTGGTTAGCCGCCCCCGCAGAGCTTGGGCGTTACATTGCCCACAAAGGTTCTATCACTATTGATGGCGTGAGCCTGACGGTTAATGAAGTGGACGGCAGTCGATTCCGTTTGACCATAGTGCCGCACACCGCAGGGGAAACCACCTTAGTCGACCTGCAAGCGGGTGATAAGGTCAATATCGAAGTGGATTTAATTGCCCGTTATCTTGAACGCTTGATGAATTTTGATAACAAAGACAATAAGAGCGGTGGTGTCACCCTAGAAATGTTAGCCCGTGCTGGCTTTGTGCGTTAG
- the ribBA gene encoding bifunctional 3,4-dihydroxy-2-butanone-4-phosphate synthase/GTP cyclohydrolase II gives MALHSIEEIIEDIRQGKMVILMDDEDRENEGDLIMAAEMVTPEAINFMAKYGRGLICQTMTKARCQQLNLPLMVTNNNAQFSTNFTVSIEAAEGVTTGISAHDRAVTVKAAVAKEAKASDLVQPGHIFPLMAQDGGVLTRAGHTEAGCDLARLAGLEPSAVIVEILNEDGTMARRPDLEIFSELHGVKIGTIAALIEYRNTKETTVVREAKCKLPTRFGEFDMVTFRDTIDNQLHFALVKGAVKPDCLVRVHLQNTFNDLLHSERDQQRSWPLEKAMERIAAEGGVLVLLGNQEHPNEILAKVKAFEAEDQGQPACAKWQGTSRRVGVGSQILASLGVTKMRLLSSPKRYHSLSGFGLEVTEYVAD, from the coding sequence ATGGCGCTGCACAGTATAGAAGAGATCATCGAAGATATTCGTCAAGGTAAGATGGTTATTTTGATGGATGACGAAGACAGAGAAAACGAAGGTGATTTGATCATGGCGGCCGAAATGGTCACGCCAGAAGCGATTAACTTTATGGCCAAATATGGCCGTGGACTCATTTGCCAGACCATGACCAAAGCCCGTTGCCAGCAGTTAAATCTGCCCTTAATGGTCACCAATAACAATGCGCAGTTCTCGACTAACTTTACGGTTTCTATCGAAGCGGCGGAAGGCGTGACTACCGGTATTTCGGCCCATGACCGCGCTGTGACGGTGAAAGCGGCCGTGGCTAAAGAGGCTAAAGCGTCTGATTTAGTGCAACCAGGGCACATCTTCCCGTTAATGGCGCAGGACGGCGGCGTATTAACCCGCGCAGGCCACACTGAAGCGGGCTGCGATTTAGCACGTCTCGCGGGACTTGAGCCATCGGCGGTCATCGTTGAGATTTTAAATGAAGACGGCACTATGGCCCGTCGCCCCGATTTAGAGATTTTCTCTGAATTACATGGCGTTAAAATTGGTACTATTGCGGCGCTGATTGAATATCGCAATACCAAAGAAACCACGGTTGTGCGCGAAGCGAAATGTAAATTACCAACCCGTTTCGGCGAGTTCGATATGGTGACCTTTAGGGACACAATCGACAATCAATTGCATTTCGCCTTAGTGAAAGGTGCGGTCAAGCCCGATTGTTTAGTGCGCGTGCATCTGCAAAATACTTTCAATGATTTACTCCACTCTGAGCGCGATCAACAACGTAGCTGGCCGCTGGAAAAAGCCATGGAACGTATTGCCGCTGAAGGTGGCGTATTGGTGTTACTGGGTAATCAAGAACATCCAAATGAGATCCTTGCTAAGGTCAAAGCCTTCGAGGCGGAAGACCAAGGTCAACCTGCCTGCGCCAAATGGCAGGGAACGTCGCGCCGCGTCGGTGTCGGGTCGCAAATCCTCGCCAGTCTAGGCGTGACTAAAATGCGCCTGCTCAGCTCACCTAAGCGCTACCATTCACTTTCTGGCTTTGGCCTCGAAGTGACCGAGTATGTGGCCGACTGA
- the ribE gene encoding 6,7-dimethyl-8-ribityllumazine synthase — protein sequence MNVVQGNIEAKNAKVAIVISRFNSFLVESLLEGALDTLKRFGQVSDDNITVVRVPGAVELPLAARRVAASGKFDGIIALGAVIRGGTPHFDFVAGECNKGLAQVALEFDLPVAFGVLTTDTIEQAIERSGTKAGNKGGEAALSLLEMVNVLQELEQQL from the coding sequence ATGAACGTAGTTCAAGGTAATATCGAAGCGAAAAATGCCAAAGTTGCGATTGTAATTTCGCGTTTCAACAGCTTTTTAGTTGAGAGCCTGCTAGAAGGTGCACTTGACACGCTGAAGCGTTTTGGCCAAGTCAGCGACGACAATATCACTGTTGTCCGTGTACCCGGTGCGGTTGAGTTACCGCTAGCTGCCCGTCGTGTGGCTGCCAGTGGTAAGTTCGACGGTATTATCGCCTTAGGCGCGGTGATCCGTGGTGGTACTCCCCATTTTGATTTTGTTGCAGGCGAATGTAACAAAGGTCTAGCCCAAGTTGCCCTTGAGTTTGATCTGCCTGTTGCCTTCGGTGTGTTGACCACTGATACCATTGAACAAGCGATTGAGCGTTCAGGTACTAAAGCGGGTAATAAAGGCGGCGAAGCTGCCCTAAGCTTGCTTGAAATGGTCAATGTTCTGCAAGAACTTGAACAACAGTTGTAA
- the recN gene encoding DNA repair protein RecN, translating into MLCQLSINNFAIVRFLELDFRSGMTSITGETGAGKSIAIDALGLCLGNRADASSVRPGASKTEVSARFSLGDIPLAQRWLEDNDLDLDDECILRRTISSDGRSRAYINGNPVPLVQLKLLGQLLVGIHGQHAHHAMLKSEHQLTLLDSYANHRLLIDAVATNYQSCKQIEAELKQLAASQQERIARKQLVQYQVEELDEFDLKVDEFEEIEQEHKRLANGTELVDTCQASLCLLTDGEESNISSLLNKAVSLAENLQNFDPALSNVSTMLNDALIQVQESSSELQHYLSKLELDPTHFAYLEERLSKSMQLARKHHVSPNKLAEHHCALKAELASLDGDETKLESIQQQLEASKAAYLSCAQKLSQSRARYAKELDKLVTQSIHELNMPKGKFTIDVSFNPELMSPNGSDHIEFMVTTNPGQPLQPISKVASGGELSRIGLGIQVITAKKVATPTLIFDEVDVGISGPTAAVVGRMLRSLGESTQVLCVTHLPQVAGNGHQHMFVNKHNKAGSTETTMTALDKEQRIQELARLLGGDIITTNTLANARELLQA; encoded by the coding sequence ATGCTTTGCCAACTCAGCATCAACAATTTCGCTATCGTACGTTTTCTTGAGCTGGACTTTCGTTCAGGCATGACCAGCATTACCGGTGAAACAGGCGCGGGCAAATCGATTGCCATCGATGCCCTTGGGCTCTGTCTTGGTAATCGTGCCGATGCCAGCAGTGTCCGACCCGGAGCAAGCAAGACAGAGGTCAGCGCCCGCTTCTCCTTAGGAGATATCCCCTTAGCACAACGCTGGTTAGAAGATAATGACCTCGATCTCGACGATGAATGTATCCTGCGCCGCACTATTAGCAGCGATGGCCGTTCACGGGCCTACATCAATGGCAACCCTGTTCCATTAGTTCAGCTTAAGTTGTTAGGGCAGCTGTTAGTCGGTATCCACGGACAACACGCCCACCACGCTATGCTAAAGAGCGAGCATCAACTGACTCTGCTCGACAGCTATGCTAATCACAGACTCCTGATCGATGCAGTCGCAACTAATTATCAAAGTTGTAAACAAATTGAAGCCGAGCTTAAACAATTAGCAGCCTCCCAGCAGGAACGCATTGCCCGCAAACAGTTAGTGCAGTATCAAGTCGAAGAACTCGATGAGTTTGACCTTAAAGTCGATGAATTTGAAGAAATTGAACAGGAACATAAACGCCTCGCAAACGGCACTGAACTCGTCGACACTTGCCAAGCAAGCCTTTGTTTACTCACAGATGGCGAAGAGAGCAACATTAGCTCTCTGCTAAATAAAGCCGTCTCCCTTGCGGAAAATCTGCAAAACTTTGACCCAGCGCTAAGCAACGTCAGCACTATGCTAAATGACGCCCTTATCCAAGTGCAGGAAAGTAGCAGTGAGCTGCAACATTACCTGAGCAAATTAGAACTGGACCCAACACACTTCGCCTACCTAGAAGAACGACTATCCAAATCGATGCAGTTGGCACGTAAACACCATGTCAGTCCAAATAAACTGGCAGAACATCATTGCGCTTTAAAAGCGGAACTAGCCAGCTTAGATGGGGATGAAACTAAACTTGAAAGCATTCAACAACAGCTCGAAGCCAGTAAAGCAGCCTACCTTAGCTGCGCACAGAAACTCAGCCAAAGCCGTGCCCGCTATGCTAAAGAGCTAGATAAACTCGTGACTCAGTCGATCCACGAACTCAATATGCCTAAGGGGAAGTTCACTATTGATGTCAGTTTTAACCCAGAGTTAATGTCTCCCAACGGCAGTGATCATATCGAATTTATGGTCACAACTAACCCAGGGCAGCCTTTACAACCTATTTCTAAGGTAGCTTCGGGGGGAGAATTGTCGCGAATTGGCCTTGGTATACAAGTGATTACCGCTAAAAAGGTGGCAACACCCACACTGATTTTCGATGAGGTCGACGTAGGTATTTCAGGACCTACTGCCGCCGTTGTTGGCCGAATGCTGCGCAGCTTAGGCGAGTCTACCCAAGTGCTGTGTGTAACCCACTTGCCACAGGTCGCTGGAAATGGCCATCAGCATATGTTCGTCAACAAGCATAATAAGGCGGGGAGTACAGAGACCACAATGACTGCATTAGATAAAGAGCAGCGTATTCAAGAGCTTGCTCGATTACTCGGCGGCGATATTATCACGACTAATACGTTGGCGAATGCGCGAGAGTTATTGCAAGCATAA
- the ribD gene encoding bifunctional diaminohydroxyphosphoribosylaminopyrimidine deaminase/5-amino-6-(5-phosphoribosylamino)uracil reductase RibD, which translates to MSLNISWSLLDTQMMSRAIQLARKGFYTTRPNPSVGCVIVKDNQIVGEGYHQKAGEPHAEVHALRMAGDSARGATAYVTLEPCSHYGRTPPCALALINIGVKRVVVAVEDPNPQVGGRGIQMLRDAGIQVDVGLHRDEAYALNLGFMQRMESGRPWVTVKLAASLDGKTALANGASKWITGPESRRDVQRLRLRSCALVTGIDTVLADDPSLNVRYRELGGLSTQLTEAQILQPLRVILDSRARMPITAALFAIESPILLVSTVPYSPDFMAQLPLHVTCLQLPAIEGRISLPALLSYLGQSCNQVLVEAGATLAGAFIGSGLADELVLYQAMKILGAQGRNLLDLPDYQMMTDIPALRLVDERKVGVDTRLTLRLKPKPSLSNK; encoded by the coding sequence ATGAGTTTGAACATAAGTTGGTCCCTGCTCGACACTCAAATGATGAGCCGTGCTATCCAATTGGCACGTAAGGGTTTTTATACCACTCGGCCCAATCCTAGCGTCGGTTGCGTTATCGTTAAAGATAATCAAATTGTCGGTGAGGGATACCATCAAAAAGCCGGTGAGCCCCACGCCGAAGTGCATGCGCTACGCATGGCTGGCGATTCTGCCCGCGGCGCGACCGCCTATGTTACCTTAGAACCCTGCAGCCATTATGGCCGTACACCGCCCTGCGCTTTAGCGTTGATCAATATCGGCGTAAAACGTGTGGTGGTGGCGGTGGAAGATCCGAATCCGCAGGTCGGCGGGCGTGGTATTCAAATGCTGCGGGATGCGGGAATTCAAGTCGATGTGGGACTGCATCGCGATGAGGCTTACGCTTTAAATCTCGGTTTTATGCAGCGCATGGAATCGGGACGTCCTTGGGTGACGGTAAAATTAGCCGCGAGTCTTGATGGTAAAACTGCGCTAGCAAACGGTGCGTCTAAGTGGATCACCGGCCCCGAATCGCGCCGGGATGTGCAGCGCTTACGTTTACGTTCCTGCGCGCTAGTCACAGGGATTGACACTGTACTGGCAGATGACCCTTCACTTAATGTGCGTTATCGAGAGCTGGGTGGCTTGAGTACGCAACTGACTGAAGCGCAAATCTTACAGCCACTGCGGGTCATTTTAGATAGCCGAGCACGCATGCCAATTACCGCCGCCCTGTTTGCGATTGAATCTCCTATTTTATTAGTCTCGACAGTGCCTTATTCGCCAGACTTTATGGCGCAGTTACCTCTCCATGTGACTTGTCTCCAATTACCGGCCATCGAAGGTCGAATCTCCTTGCCCGCACTATTAAGCTATTTAGGCCAGAGCTGTAATCAAGTGTTGGTGGAAGCGGGAGCAACCTTAGCGGGCGCCTTTATCGGCTCTGGATTGGCCGATGAGTTGGTGCTTTATCAGGCGATGAAAATCCTTGGCGCTCAGGGGCGCAATTTACTTGATCTACCCGATTATCAAATGATGACCGATATCCCTGCGCTGAGACTCGTCGATGAGCGCAAAGTGGGTGTGGATACCCGTTTAACATTAAGGCTTAAGCCCAAACCATCTTTATCGAATAAGTGA
- the nrdR gene encoding transcriptional regulator NrdR gives MHCPFCSATDTKVIDSRLVAEGHQVRRRRECTECHERFTTFEGAELVMPRVIKRDGTRQPFDEEKLQGGMLRAVEKRPVSMDEIEQALSKIKSTLRATGEREVPSEMIGNLVMEQLMNLDKVAYIRFASVYRAFEDVSEFGEAIAKLQK, from the coding sequence ATGCATTGTCCATTTTGCAGCGCGACAGATACTAAAGTGATCGATTCCCGATTAGTGGCGGAAGGCCATCAAGTGCGCCGTCGTCGAGAATGCACTGAATGCCATGAAAGATTTACCACCTTCGAGGGCGCCGAGTTAGTGATGCCACGGGTGATTAAGCGTGATGGTACCCGCCAACCCTTCGATGAAGAGAAGCTCCAAGGTGGCATGCTGCGTGCGGTCGAAAAGCGTCCTGTGTCTATGGATGAAATTGAACAGGCGCTCAGTAAGATCAAGTCAACCCTGCGAGCTACTGGCGAGCGCGAAGTGCCATCGGAAATGATCGGTAATTTGGTGATGGAACAGTTAATGAACCTCGATAAGGTTGCCTATATTCGTTTCGCCTCTGTGTACCGCGCCTTTGAGGATGTGTCTGAATTTGGTGAAGCGATTGCGAAATTGCAAAAATAA
- a CDS encoding AEC family transporter yields the protein MTILTPLFAVFGIMLLGTVVQKLRLLPVETDQVLNQYVYYIAFPAILLIALAQQPIGEILQWGFIAGYSAAMVIIYLICLGISLIAQPKKHAIAAIRALNATFGNTAFIGIPLLIILFPQQQSALVAAAIASLLSVLMFAVALVSLELATNTQRQQHAALIMLMAVGKNPIVIGCLIGVGISASGIKLPSGLAMMIQQIGNTSSPCALFAVGMVLAKAMRYQKDSSLFSVANFVELSLINLFKLAVQPALAFVMLKCFGVSGDYLVMGVILSALPTAASVYLLAQRYNTQASTSAQGILFGTLVTFFSLPILESLVKTYT from the coding sequence ATGACTATCTTAACCCCTCTGTTTGCCGTCTTCGGGATCATGTTACTGGGTACAGTAGTACAAAAACTGCGGCTTCTTCCCGTGGAAACGGACCAAGTGCTGAATCAATATGTGTACTATATTGCCTTCCCTGCGATCTTACTGATTGCCCTCGCACAGCAACCGATTGGCGAGATTTTGCAATGGGGATTTATTGCGGGCTACAGTGCAGCCATGGTTATTATTTATCTGATCTGCCTAGGCATTTCCCTTATCGCTCAGCCCAAAAAGCATGCTATTGCCGCGATTAGAGCCCTCAATGCAACCTTTGGCAACACCGCATTTATTGGGATCCCACTACTGATCATTCTCTTTCCGCAACAACAAAGTGCCTTAGTTGCCGCGGCAATTGCGAGCCTCTTATCCGTGTTGATGTTTGCGGTCGCTTTAGTCTCTTTGGAACTGGCCACCAATACGCAGCGGCAACAGCATGCCGCCCTCATCATGCTTATGGCCGTAGGTAAAAATCCCATCGTAATCGGTTGTTTGATTGGCGTTGGCATCTCGGCATCCGGCATTAAGTTGCCCTCAGGGCTGGCAATGATGATCCAACAAATAGGCAATACCTCTAGCCCCTGCGCACTCTTTGCCGTGGGCATGGTATTAGCCAAAGCGATGCGTTATCAAAAGGACAGTTCCCTTTTTAGCGTGGCCAATTTTGTCGAACTCAGCTTAATAAACCTCTTCAAACTCGCAGTACAACCTGCTCTAGCCTTTGTCATGTTGAAATGCTTTGGTGTCAGCGGTGACTATCTGGTGATGGGGGTTATTCTCAGCGCATTGCCGACGGCGGCGAGTGTGTATTTACTCGCACAGCGTTACAACACCCAAGCCTCCACCAGTGCCCAAGGTATTTTATTTGGCACTCTGGTGACCTTTTTCAGCCTTCCCATATTAGAGAGTCTGGTAAAAACATACACTTAA
- the nusB gene encoding transcription antitermination factor NusB — protein MKPSERRKARRLAVQAIYSWQLSGNNIADVEHEFLTEQSLDGVDVAYFRELFAGVATKKAQLDELIIPFLDRPIDEVSPVEKAIVRLASYELTFRKDVPFKVAINEAIELAKAFGADDSHKFVNGLLDKLVARK, from the coding sequence ATGAAGCCTTCTGAGCGCCGCAAGGCCCGCCGTTTAGCCGTTCAAGCCATTTATTCATGGCAACTAAGCGGGAATAATATTGCCGATGTCGAGCATGAGTTTTTAACTGAGCAGAGTCTCGACGGTGTTGATGTAGCTTATTTTCGTGAGCTATTTGCAGGCGTTGCAACTAAGAAAGCCCAACTGGATGAACTGATTATCCCGTTTCTGGACCGCCCAATTGATGAGGTGTCGCCAGTGGAAAAGGCCATAGTTCGTCTCGCGAGCTATGAACTGACCTTCCGTAAGGATGTGCCCTTCAAGGTTGCGATTAATGAAGCAATCGAGTTGGCTAAGGCTTTCGGTGCGGACGACAGTCATAAGTTTGTTAATGGATTACTCGACAAACTGGTTGCACGTAAGTAA
- a CDS encoding phosphatidylglycerophosphatase A, with translation MNWFSKDQALTRLSLKNPVHFLALGFGSGLAAKAPGTFGTLAAIPLYLLMAQLPLAWYLGLTLLSVLAGIYICDKAAKDMGVHDHGAIVWDEVAGLLITMIAAPAGWVWLLVGFGLFRFFDIIKPWPIRWLDAKVEGGFGIMIDDVLAGIFAFIGLQILAMLFL, from the coding sequence ATGAATTGGTTTTCAAAGGATCAGGCCCTGACTCGTCTGTCATTAAAAAATCCGGTTCACTTTTTAGCGCTCGGCTTTGGCAGTGGACTTGCGGCCAAAGCTCCCGGCACCTTCGGCACACTCGCGGCCATCCCTTTATATTTGCTGATGGCGCAGTTGCCCTTGGCTTGGTATCTCGGATTGACCCTTCTTAGCGTGTTGGCTGGTATTTATATTTGCGACAAAGCCGCGAAGGATATGGGCGTACACGACCATGGGGCTATTGTTTGGGATGAAGTGGCTGGGTTACTTATCACTATGATAGCGGCACCTGCGGGCTGGGTTTGGTTATTGGTTGGTTTTGGTTTATTTCGCTTTTTTGACATTATCAAACCTTGGCCAATCCGCTGGCTAGATGCCAAAGTCGAAGGTGGTTTTGGGATCATGATCGATGATGTGTTGGCGGGCATTTTTGCTTTTATCGGCCTACAAATTTTAGCTATGCTCTTCTTATAG
- the glyA gene encoding serine hydroxymethyltransferase yields the protein MLKKDMNIADYDPELFNAIQNETLRQEEHIELIASENYTSPRVMEAQGSQLTNKYAEGYPGKRYYGGCEYVDVVETLAIERAKQLFGATYANVQPHSGSQANSAVYMALLKPGDTVLGMNLAHGGHLTHGSPVNFSGKLYNIIPYGIDESGKIDYDEMERLAVEHKPKMMIGGFSAYSGIVDWARMREIADKIGAYLFVDMAHVAGLIAAGVYPNPVPHAHVVTSTTHKTLAGPRGGIILSAADDEELYKKLNSAVFPGGQGGPLMHVIAGKAVAFKEALEPEFKVYQQQVVNNAKAMVEVFLGRGYKIVSGGTDNHLMLVDLIGRDLTGKEADAALGSANITVNKNSVPNDPRSPFVTSGVRIGTPAITRRGFKEAEAKELTGWICDILDDAHNPAVIERVKGQVLALCARFPVYG from the coding sequence ATGCTGAAAAAAGATATGAATATCGCAGATTATGATCCGGAACTGTTCAACGCAATTCAGAACGAAACTCTGCGTCAAGAAGAGCATATTGAGCTGATTGCTTCTGAAAACTACACCAGTCCACGCGTGATGGAAGCGCAAGGTTCACAGTTAACCAATAAGTACGCCGAAGGCTATCCAGGCAAGCGTTACTACGGTGGTTGTGAGTATGTGGACGTAGTTGAAACCTTAGCTATTGAGCGTGCAAAACAACTGTTTGGCGCAACCTACGCTAACGTACAACCCCATTCAGGTTCACAGGCAAACAGCGCTGTTTATATGGCATTGCTAAAACCTGGCGATACCGTACTGGGCATGAACTTAGCCCACGGTGGTCACTTGACCCACGGTTCACCGGTTAACTTCTCTGGCAAACTGTACAACATCATTCCTTACGGCATCGACGAGTCTGGCAAAATTGACTATGACGAAATGGAACGTCTGGCCGTAGAGCATAAGCCTAAGATGATGATCGGCGGTTTTTCTGCCTATTCTGGTATCGTTGATTGGGCAAGAATGCGTGAAATCGCCGACAAAATCGGTGCTTACCTGTTTGTCGACATGGCGCACGTTGCCGGTCTTATCGCTGCGGGCGTGTATCCAAACCCAGTACCACACGCCCACGTTGTGACCTCAACCACTCACAAGACCTTAGCTGGTCCTCGTGGCGGTATCATTCTGTCTGCTGCCGATGATGAAGAGCTCTATAAAAAGCTCAACTCTGCGGTATTCCCAGGCGGTCAAGGTGGTCCATTGATGCACGTTATCGCGGGTAAAGCGGTGGCGTTCAAAGAAGCCCTAGAGCCAGAATTTAAAGTTTACCAACAGCAAGTGGTTAATAACGCTAAAGCTATGGTGGAAGTGTTCCTTGGGCGCGGTTATAAAATCGTCTCTGGCGGTACTGACAACCACTTAATGCTGGTGGATTTAATCGGTCGTGACTTAACCGGTAAAGAAGCCGATGCCGCCTTAGGCAGCGCTAACATCACTGTAAATAAAAACTCAGTGCCAAACGATCCACGTTCACCTTTTGTGACTTCGGGTGTGCGTATTGGTACGCCAGCGATTACCCGCCGTGGCTTTAAAGAAGCCGAAGCGAAGGAGCTGACTGGCTGGATCTGTGACATCCTCGACGATGCCCACAATCCTGCTGTGATTGAGCGTGTGAAGGGCCAAGTATTGGCACTGTGTGCACGTTTCCCTGTTTACGGATAA
- a CDS encoding universal stress protein — MSFQHILAAIDDVVSPAAVLKKAVILAQKSHASLTVLKIKRTHNFNLSLLFHQDDYIENKEKKRKPLQTYPDKEHPIVIKECQSHSIHNAVVNECKQLPYDLIVVSHKFYPPFFSEFLIADEWLLLRMPDIPVMFVNLDDWHENGHILTALELDNENVSHMIFNETLIEESKHVANILANDLHLINSYLPDPFYMNFNAPDTRLLMSERDKYKEKLTNVARYYNLDTDNLHVVEGLPEDTISMEAQKLNVNMLVMGSAEHKGLLSLLKGNASRNIINQLKTDLYIVKPKLQH, encoded by the coding sequence ATGTCCTTTCAACATATTCTCGCCGCGATTGATGATGTAGTCTCACCTGCGGCTGTACTTAAAAAAGCCGTTATTTTAGCCCAAAAAAGTCATGCCTCCTTAACCGTTCTAAAGATCAAACGAACCCATAACTTCAACTTGAGTCTGCTGTTTCATCAGGATGACTATATTGAAAATAAAGAGAAAAAACGAAAGCCTCTGCAAACCTACCCAGATAAAGAACATCCTATTGTCATAAAGGAATGTCAGTCTCATTCAATCCACAACGCCGTCGTCAACGAATGTAAACAACTGCCCTATGATCTTATTGTGGTGAGTCACAAATTCTATCCACCCTTTTTCAGTGAATTTTTAATTGCAGATGAATGGCTATTACTGCGCATGCCAGATATTCCAGTGATGTTTGTCAACCTTGATGATTGGCATGAAAATGGACATATTTTAACGGCGCTCGAACTAGACAATGAGAACGTCTCACATATGATTTTTAATGAAACTCTCATAGAAGAAAGCAAACATGTAGCGAATATTCTCGCTAATGATCTCCATTTAATTAACAGTTACTTACCCGACCCATTCTATATGAACTTTAATGCACCAGACACTAGACTACTGATGTCTGAGCGGGATAAATACAAAGAAAAACTAACAAATGTCGCTCGGTATTATAATCTCGATACCGATAATCTTCATGTGGTCGAGGGATTACCTGAGGATACTATTTCCATGGAGGCTCAAAAGCTTAATGTAAATATGCTTGTCATGGGGAGCGCTGAACACAAAGGATTGTTGAGTCTATTAAAAGGCAATGCTTCTCGAAATATTATCAATCAATTAAAAACCGATCTCTATATCGTAAAGCCGAAACTACAGCATTGA
- the thiL gene encoding thiamine-phosphate kinase, translating into MKEFQLIECYFNNRGPTRRDVKLGIGDDCALVQPAENKSIAISCDTLVENVHFFPDMPPAALGYKALAVNLSDLAAMGAEPAWMTLALTLPEVDETWLSAFSEGLFEAADYYGIALIGGDTTRGPRAINITVHGQVPQGKALTRHGAKAGDWIYVTGTLGDSALGLDIIRGAQHARAEHKEFLINRHYRPTPRVLAGQSLRSLASSAIDLSDGFISDIGHILKASQVGAIVDVANIPLSRAMKDTVSEEHALGYALTGGEDYELLFTVPEAQKGALETALSHAGTKFVRVGQISAGTKLKLQLNGAPFTPPYHGFEHF; encoded by the coding sequence GTGAAAGAATTCCAATTAATTGAATGTTATTTCAACAATCGCGGCCCCACTCGCCGTGATGTGAAGCTGGGTATCGGTGACGATTGTGCCCTAGTGCAACCCGCAGAAAATAAATCGATCGCTATCTCCTGTGACACTTTAGTCGAAAATGTCCACTTCTTCCCCGATATGCCTCCCGCGGCCTTAGGTTACAAAGCCTTAGCGGTAAATTTATCAGATCTGGCTGCCATGGGCGCCGAGCCTGCGTGGATGACACTCGCCTTAACGCTACCCGAAGTCGATGAAACTTGGCTCAGTGCTTTTAGCGAAGGCTTGTTTGAGGCAGCCGATTACTATGGCATCGCCTTAATAGGTGGCGATACTACCCGTGGCCCACGGGCGATTAATATCACAGTACACGGCCAAGTTCCCCAGGGGAAAGCGTTGACTCGCCACGGCGCTAAGGCTGGGGATTGGATCTATGTTACGGGTACGCTCGGAGATTCTGCCTTAGGTTTGGATATTATTCGAGGCGCTCAACACGCGCGAGCAGAGCATAAAGAGTTTCTGATCAACCGTCATTATCGCCCTACGCCTAGGGTATTGGCTGGGCAATCTCTGCGTTCATTGGCATCGAGTGCTATCGACCTTTCCGATGGTTTTATCTCGGATATTGGTCATATCCTTAAGGCGTCACAGGTTGGTGCCATTGTCGATGTAGCGAATATTCCCTTGTCCCGCGCGATGAAAGATACAGTGAGTGAAGAGCACGCCTTAGGGTATGCACTGACTGGGGGCGAAGACTATGAACTGCTGTTTACTGTCCCAGAGGCGCAAAAAGGGGCTTTAGAAACGGCTTTAAGCCATGCGGGGACCAAATTTGTTCGGGTTGGACAAATCAGTGCAGGCACTAAGCTTAAGCTGCAACTCAATGGCGCCCCCTTTACACCGCCTTACCACGGTTTTGAGCATTTTTAA